From the genome of Cydia amplana chromosome 24, ilCydAmpl1.1, whole genome shotgun sequence:
CCACTTCAATCCTGTCCATCGCCACTTTATCTCTCTTCAAGAAGTCATCTTCTGAGATCATCTTTTTGAATCTCGCGTCTATCAGGTCCATTAATCTTGCCATCACCAGATGTAAGAAAAGTTCCAAGTATTCTTTGTCATCCGCGGATTGTAGATATAGCCGCTTTATATTTTGAAACCAACGCTGTTTCTTGTATGTGGAGATTAGTGATACTTGTTTTATTGCGAAATGGaactgaaattaaaatattatatcttgTAGTTTGGCACCGAGAATACTACCTTGTGGTACACTGTATTTGAATATGTACTTGtaaaggggtccactgattaccagtccgccggacgattatcggcctgtcagttagaacaaaaagttgacagttccgaacaactgacaggccgatatcgtccggcggactggtaatcagtgggccccttaaggagTCAAATGCATTATCTAGAAAAGTAGTGAttaaatttatgaaaatataaactgaaatagatatgtaagtatattaaataaaaagtaaacaagGCGTCCAGCAGGCCCATTATGGttggctttatccacgtgacaaaataaccgtcactttttaactcagcgcgattgaaagtgacggataccgctttatcacgctgtcacgtagacaagaacgaccatcatatctgtACAGGGGACGAGGCCGGAAACGAACCAGCGTCATCAGCGTACGTGAGCCACGCGATCACGGCGGTACCTGACCCAATTCCTCGAGTACCTATATGCAATCTGTGAAAGGTTTGCACTTTTGACCAATTATAATGGGCAAGCAGCACGTTTTCACCTCCTATACTACTCTTATGAAAATACTTAGGtgcttatttttatgaaaatacttACGTCATTTAAGCACATATCGAGACAATCCAAGAACTCCTTAAATTCCTCAGCATTAATTTTGGATATCGACTCTAATATTTGGGATAAGTCCGCGCCAAGTAACGccttaaatatatctaaatcctTCCTTTTTTTTAACATACGTGTTTGGGAAGAGACTTTTTTTCCTTGCCTTCGTGACAAATTCTGCGCATTAGCTTGTAATTCCATTACTTTTTTGGCTGTTTCATAAAGTTCCATGGCAAATTTTAGGAGTTTTTGATCTAAATCATGTAGTTTTCTACCATGTAGTTTCCTTTctctgaaataataaaattttacacaatattataaatgtgtatatCCGTACATAAGCATACAAAGAAAAGATGAAAACATATTTGGAAAAATTTACTAAATTAATGTAttatcctcctgagacccagaagcaacGATGCAGTAATTAGGCAAGATATTTTCTTTGATCAGAACATCAAAAACAacatataggtaattaaaatatttgataaaaaaatattttgtttaaataagTTATAAATACTCACGTTATATCTTGTATTTTTTCTAAACCAGCTCGAATAAGAACAGTTGTTCCCAGCCAGTCATACTTTTCTAAGCCCAAATCATTTCTATCAATTAAATCTTTCAGATTGTTAATATGTATCTCCAAGTaatcatcatttattttagAAGCTGATTTATCAAACTTTTGATCTTGAGACCCAAAATTTGGATAATTTATATCATTTTGGTCTTTAGACCACCATGCTTTAGAACTATATGTTTTTtcttgtttctgtttatacttTTCATCCCTATCTTTAATATGGAACCGAGATTGGTGTTCTTTCTTATTACATTTATTCttgttttgttttagggtttttTCTCCAACTTTATCTTGGAAAAATTTAACGATGTTTACTATTTGTTGGAGACCTTTATTTTTAGGTACTTGATTGTGATTTTCTAAAGAATTTGCAATTTCTTTGTAAGTTTTCTTATCGGAATCTTTTTTTCCTTCAGGCGGTGTATCATTATCGTTAGCGCTATCAACCACATTTTGCAAAAGAGCACCAAAATTTGTAAATAGCTCGgtaatactattattttcattgttATCTGTATTAGTATTTTTATCACCTTCATCTTCATTTTCCGCGGTTATTGTGATAATGTCATTATTATTGACAACGTCTTTATATTTTccgtttattttgtttttgtatagCTTTGTCCGTATCTTTTTCAAAGTATGTTTTAAAGGCTTTTCAATAAAAACGTTTTCTGAAGAGTCTTCAGATATATCGGTTAATATTACATCGTACAAATCAGAAGTTtgtttgattttattattaggGTTATATATCCTTTCTTTAACATCTTTAACTCTTAAACTGTTTTGGTTTTCATTGATATAACCATCTAAGTTGGTGGATTTTGAATGTGTTTCTTGAATTTTAATTATCGACGCTTCTTCAACTTTACCTTGAGATTGTTGGTCGTTTGCGTTATAATAGGCGTTTTCAGGGTCATAATTATATACCGGTACTAAATGTGGATGTTTTTCACTGTTCTCTTTACTATGCAAATCAGAATCTGGATTA
Proteins encoded in this window:
- the LOC134659046 gene encoding putative uncharacterized protein DDB_G0282133, yielding MLTLFLIITLTNFKIISGVENNDTKFINSLPEKQKKEFLQKVEKRIQNEVPEVKSPELNDTNVDLYEKHLEDQGKSIQNILRSEIENLKSHHRRNLNDTARIDASHIDLTLRAKNEKSEATRRKNEESNNPDSDLHSKENSEKHPHLVPVYNYDPENAYYNANDQQSQGKVEEASIIKIQETHSKSTNLDGYINENQNSLRVKDVKERIYNPNNKIKQTSDLYDVILTDISEDSSENVFIEKPLKHTLKKIRTKLYKNKINGKYKDVVNNNDIITITAENEDEGDKNTNTDNNENNSITELFTNFGALLQNVVDSANDNDTPPEGKKDSDKKTYKEIANSLENHNQVPKNKGLQQIVNIVKFFQDKVGEKTLKQNKNKCNKKEHQSRFHIKDRDEKYKQKQEKTYSSKAWWSKDQNDINYPNFGSQDQKFDKSASKINDDYLEIHINNLKDLIDRNDLGLEKYDWLGTTVLIRAGLEKIQDITERKLHGRKLHDLDQKLLKFAMELYETAKKVMELQANAQNLSRRQGKKVSSQTRMLKKRKDLDIFKALLGADLSQILESISKINAEEFKEFLDCLDMCLNDFHFAIKQVSLISTYKKQRWFQNIKRLYLQSADDKEYLELFLHLVMARLMDLIDARFKKMISEDDFLKRDKVAMDRIEVEFVLAIKICNKLMEIKQ